The following proteins come from a genomic window of Blattabacterium cuenoti:
- the rsmH gene encoding 16S rRNA (cytosine(1402)-N(4))-methyltransferase RsmH, with protein MNSQYHHKPVLLEESIENLITNPNGIYVDTTFGGGGHSDAILKKLNQKGTLIALDQDQESIKRNLIIDKRFHLFHNNFIHIRDILNQNRIDKVSGILVDLGISSLQIDNPIRGFSNRSNCILDMRMNQKSLYSAQHVINESSKQKLFHIFYEYGEFKNARNIAEKIFKTRLKKNIKTALDLVHLFFIKGSFKKRKRFFARLFQSIRIEVNNEINVLKDFLLESSKILLPGGRIAVISYHSIEDRIIKYFFKKGIIIDKINFKILPFRMIHKKVIKPSFQEIIKNTRSRSARLRIAEKT; from the coding sequence ATGAATTCTCAATATCACCATAAACCAGTTCTTCTAGAAGAAAGTATAGAAAATTTAATTACAAATCCAAACGGAATTTATGTAGACACTACATTTGGTGGAGGAGGACATTCTGATGCCATTCTAAAAAAATTAAATCAAAAAGGAACTCTAATAGCTTTGGATCAGGATCAGGAATCAATCAAAAGAAATTTGATTATAGATAAACGTTTTCATCTATTTCACAATAATTTTATTCATATACGTGATATTTTGAATCAAAACCGGATTGATAAAGTATCAGGAATATTAGTGGATTTAGGGATTTCATCTTTACAAATAGATAATCCTATAAGAGGTTTTTCGAATAGATCCAATTGTATTTTAGATATGAGAATGAATCAGAAATCTTTGTATTCTGCTCAACATGTTATAAATGAATCTTCAAAGCAAAAATTATTTCATATATTTTATGAATATGGAGAATTTAAAAATGCAAGAAACATTGCAGAAAAAATATTTAAAACACGTTTAAAAAAAAATATAAAAACGGCTTTGGATTTAGTTCATCTTTTTTTTATAAAAGGATCTTTTAAAAAGAGAAAAAGATTTTTTGCTAGACTTTTTCAGTCTATACGAATAGAAGTTAATAATGAAATAAATGTTTTAAAGGATTTTTTATTAGAATCTTCTAAAATCCTATTACCAGGAGGTAGAATAGCCGTGATTTCATATCATTCTATAGAAGATAGAATCATTAAATATTTTTTTAAAAAAGGAATTATAATAGATAAAATCAATTTTAAAATTCTTCCATTCAGAATGATCCATAAAAAAGTAATTAAACCAAGTTTTCAAGAAATCATAAAAAATACACGATCTAGAAGCGCTAGATTAAGAATTGCAGAAAAAACTTAA
- a CDS encoding FtsL-like putative cell division protein translates to MKTNIPDILKGKFLVKKDAYRSWNFIVFITVLSLISITSSHMMDRKIRQITKISEEIKELKSEYADLHSKCMKMQLASFIRKKLVNGLKHLESPPYELVIIEEDHNKNMDETQSNQ, encoded by the coding sequence ATGAAAACGAATATACCAGATATCCTGAAAGGAAAATTTTTAGTAAAAAAAGATGCTTATCGTAGTTGGAATTTTATTGTTTTTATTACTGTACTATCTTTAATTAGCATTACCAGTTCACATATGATGGACCGAAAAATTCGACAAATCACTAAAATTAGTGAAGAAATCAAGGAATTAAAATCTGAATATGCAGATTTACACAGTAAATGTATGAAAATGCAATTAGCCTCTTTTATAAGAAAAAAATTAGTTAATGGATTAAAACATTTAGAATCTCCTCCATACGAATTAGTCATAATAGAAGAAGATCATAATAAAAATATGGATGAGACACAATCAAATCAATAA
- a CDS encoding penicillin-binding protein encodes MKRKRYILLYKSYLVGFFFIFIAALIIFNLFYIQNYSEGYKKSVLKKTIRTNLIKAKRGNIYASDNSILAMSVIRYEIHIDFRSISEELFQENIYSLCNALELLFKKPKFFFYKKFQYEKKKGSRYFLLAKNLDYPHFKILRKLPIFNKGQIRGGFIVEKKICRIHTLENIGKRTLGYDDHRGKAGLEGAFSKYLKGKDGKRLEQRISFKIWKPLKSRNEINPEDGKDVYSTIDISLQDIAYHALLQELFISQADHGCVILMDVKSGEISAMINLEKTKKKTYEDLKNFSVWEGSEPGSTFKTMSILAALEDKKIDVDMIVNTKGGVMKLRGKEIRDSHYNGNIEMNPKQILELSSNVGIAKIIYDNYKENPEQFIEHFRKWKLDRKIGIDIPGESMPFIPKPGKKNWSSITLPWMTFGYNIKLTPLQILTFYNAIANHGKMIKPLLIREIKYHGKSIKKYTKPIIMNPSIARKSSLIKIQNMLEGVVKNGTAKKYYNPEYPYAGKTGTTQLNYWMKGKPLSYNSSFVGYFPAKNPKYSCIVVISKPEKGYYGIEVAVPVFDKIAKSIYPRIERKILLKKKEIQENLLNQIIESRNFFIDKWIMPNVVSVPGKEIIPILENRGFHIQYEGIGKVLTQSIQPGTKLKKNQIIFLKLEE; translated from the coding sequence ATGAAACGGAAAAGATATATTTTATTATATAAATCTTATTTAGTTGGTTTTTTCTTCATATTTATTGCTGCATTAATTATTTTCAATTTATTCTATATTCAAAATTATTCAGAAGGATACAAAAAATCTGTTTTAAAAAAAACGATTAGAACCAATTTAATTAAAGCTAAACGTGGAAATATTTATGCGTCAGATAATAGTATTTTAGCAATGTCTGTTATAAGATATGAAATTCACATCGATTTTAGGTCCATATCTGAAGAATTATTTCAAGAAAATATTTATTCTTTATGTAATGCTTTGGAACTTTTATTTAAAAAACCGAAATTTTTTTTCTATAAAAAATTTCAATACGAAAAAAAAAAGGGAAGTAGATATTTCTTATTAGCAAAGAATTTAGATTATCCACATTTTAAAATATTACGAAAATTACCCATCTTCAATAAGGGACAAATACGAGGTGGGTTCATTGTAGAAAAAAAAATATGTAGAATTCACACATTAGAAAATATTGGAAAAAGAACATTAGGATATGATGATCATAGAGGAAAAGCAGGATTAGAAGGGGCTTTTAGCAAATATTTGAAAGGAAAAGATGGAAAAAGATTAGAACAACGTATTAGCTTTAAAATATGGAAACCATTGAAGTCAAGAAACGAAATTAATCCAGAAGATGGAAAAGACGTTTATTCCACTATAGATATATCTTTACAAGATATAGCCTATCATGCATTACTTCAAGAATTATTCATTTCTCAGGCAGATCATGGATGTGTTATTTTAATGGATGTAAAAAGTGGAGAAATTTCTGCAATGATCAATCTGGAAAAAACAAAAAAAAAAACTTACGAAGATTTAAAAAATTTTTCAGTATGGGAAGGAAGTGAACCTGGGTCTACTTTTAAAACAATGTCTATTCTTGCCGCTTTAGAAGATAAAAAAATAGATGTAGATATGATTGTCAATACCAAAGGCGGAGTCATGAAATTGAGAGGAAAAGAAATACGAGATAGTCATTATAATGGAAATATTGAAATGAATCCAAAACAAATTTTAGAATTATCTTCAAACGTAGGAATAGCAAAAATTATTTATGATAATTATAAAGAAAATCCGGAACAATTCATAGAACATTTCCGTAAATGGAAATTGGATAGAAAAATAGGAATTGACATACCGGGAGAAAGCATGCCTTTTATTCCAAAACCTGGAAAAAAAAATTGGAGTAGCATTACCTTGCCATGGATGACTTTTGGATATAATATTAAACTAACTCCTTTACAAATACTCACTTTTTACAATGCTATTGCAAACCATGGAAAAATGATTAAACCTCTATTGATTAGAGAAATCAAATATCATGGAAAAAGTATAAAAAAATATACAAAACCTATCATTATGAATCCTTCTATAGCTAGAAAATCTTCTTTAATTAAAATTCAAAATATGTTAGAAGGAGTAGTCAAAAATGGAACCGCTAAAAAATATTATAATCCAGAATATCCTTATGCGGGAAAAACAGGAACAACACAGTTAAATTATTGGATGAAAGGAAAACCCTTATCTTACAACAGTTCTTTTGTAGGATACTTTCCTGCTAAAAATCCAAAATATTCTTGTATTGTAGTCATTTCAAAACCAGAAAAAGGGTACTACGGGATAGAGGTCGCCGTTCCTGTATTTGACAAAATTGCTAAATCTATTTATCCTAGAATAGAAAGAAAAATACTTTTAAAAAAAAAAGAAATTCAAGAGAATTTACTAAATCAAATTATAGAATCAAGAAATTTTTTTATTGATAAATGGATAATGCCTAATGTTGTCTCTGTTCCTGGAAAAGAAATTATCCCTATATTAGAAAACAGGGGTTTTCACATTCAATATGAAGGAATAGGAAAAGTGTTGACTCAATCTATTCAACCAGGAACAAAATTGAAAAAAAATCAGATTATATTTTTGAAACTAGAAGAATGA
- a CDS encoding UDP-N-acetylmuramoyl-L-alanyl-D-glutamate--2,6-diaminopimelate ligase, translating into MKKLLKDVLKKIYVLKIIGKNPFKLIEGISMSSKIVKKNMIFVAIKGKRTDGHKFIIDAIQKGANTIICEKSSSFIPIHKHITYVFVLDSMEALGIISSHFYDHPTKKIKLIGITGTNGKTSVATILHQLFSKMGEKNILISTMGIKILSIKYPTTHTTPNIIEINKYLNISIQKGCKYAFMEVSSHGIHQKRIAGLLFQGGVFTNITHDHLDYHRSFDHYLSTKRFFFENLSKKAFALINSDDENSHQIIKKTLAKTYFYGIKKNSNFKIQILKENMNGNQLLIDGHQIYTYLIGKFNIYNLLASYATAILLGKNKENILKQIKYVKPIKGRFEQFLSNSGIHIIVDYAHNPDGLKSILNSLKIIKKNNEKLICVIGCGGNRDIKKRSLMGKIVYETCDISIFTSDNPREENINIIFNDMKNFKSYLNKKSILTFVKREEAIQTAIQMAKKKDIILIAGKGHETFQEIKGIRYSFNDMKIAKNLLKTYNK; encoded by the coding sequence ATGAAAAAACTATTAAAAGATGTTTTAAAAAAAATATATGTGTTAAAAATAATAGGAAAAAATCCTTTTAAATTGATAGAAGGAATTTCTATGAGTTCTAAAATAGTGAAGAAAAATATGATTTTTGTAGCTATAAAAGGAAAAAGAACAGATGGACATAAATTTATTATAGATGCAATCCAAAAAGGTGCAAATACTATAATTTGTGAAAAAAGTTCTTCCTTCATCCCTATTCATAAACATATCACTTATGTATTTGTTTTAGATTCTATGGAAGCTTTAGGAATTATATCGTCTCATTTTTATGATCATCCTACAAAAAAAATAAAATTAATAGGAATAACCGGAACAAATGGAAAAACCTCTGTAGCTACGATCCTTCATCAGTTATTTTCTAAAATGGGAGAAAAAAATATTCTTATTTCTACTATGGGAATAAAAATTTTATCCATAAAATATCCTACTACACATACAACTCCGAATATTATTGAAATTAATAAATATTTAAATATTTCAATACAAAAAGGGTGTAAATACGCTTTTATGGAAGTAAGTTCACATGGAATCCATCAAAAAAGAATTGCAGGATTATTATTTCAAGGAGGAGTTTTTACGAATATTACACATGATCACTTAGATTATCATAGATCTTTTGATCATTATTTATCTACTAAAAGGTTTTTTTTTGAAAATTTATCTAAAAAAGCTTTTGCATTAATCAATTCCGATGATGAAAATTCGCATCAAATCATAAAAAAAACTTTAGCTAAAACCTATTTTTATGGTATAAAAAAAAATTCCAATTTTAAAATTCAAATTTTGAAAGAAAACATGAATGGAAATCAATTACTAATTGATGGTCATCAAATTTATACCTATTTGATAGGAAAATTTAATATTTATAATCTATTAGCTAGTTACGCTACAGCTATTTTATTAGGAAAAAATAAAGAGAACATTCTGAAACAAATAAAATATGTAAAACCCATAAAAGGACGTTTTGAGCAATTTTTATCCAATTCAGGTATTCATATTATTGTGGATTATGCCCACAATCCAGATGGATTAAAATCTATTTTAAATAGTCTTAAAATTATAAAAAAAAATAATGAAAAATTAATTTGTGTCATAGGTTGTGGAGGAAATAGAGATATAAAAAAACGTTCTTTAATGGGAAAAATTGTTTATGAAACATGTGATATCTCTATTTTTACATCCGATAATCCTAGAGAGGAAAATATCAATATCATATTCAATGATATGAAAAATTTTAAATCATATCTAAACAAAAAATCTATTTTAACGTTTGTAAAACGAGAAGAAGCGATTCAAACGGCCATTCAAATGGCAAAAAAAAAAGATATTATTCTAATAGCTGGAAAAGGACATGAAACTTTTCAAGAAATAAAAGGAATACGTTATTCTTTTAATGATATGAAAATTGCTAAAAATTTGTTAAAAACTTACAATAAGTAA
- the mraY gene encoding phospho-N-acetylmuramoyl-pentapeptide-transferase → MIYFFNKYLIINSIFYRAIIAFFLSFCIAFILYQKIICWNQKNSMIGEKIRDLGLFGQKEKEGTPTMGGIVMIFSTLISTILFSTLNNVYVLMLIMTTLYMGCIGLIDDYIKIKHNKKGLSIMGKIFSQILLGIFIGITMYFNTNISIQKQKIESKNSHFLKKKEYGFNTTIPILSSIYHNHEFNYAYLLSWYNQKWKKYAWIVYIPIVIGIITFLSNGANLTDGIDGLTAGISSIIFSLFSLLSIISSNKIYSFYFHFIYIPHLEEIIIFSFSFLGSLISFLWYNTYPAQIFMGDTGSLTIGGVIATLAIINRKELILPILCGIFFIENISVIMQVLYFRYSKNKYGIGKRVFLMAPLHHHFQKLGYHENKIFNRFIIIQMMLSMLVFLLLII, encoded by the coding sequence ATGATTTATTTTTTTAATAAATACTTAATTATAAATTCTATTTTTTATAGAGCTATTATCGCTTTTTTTTTATCGTTTTGTATAGCTTTTATTTTGTATCAAAAAATTATATGTTGGAATCAAAAAAATAGTATGATAGGAGAAAAAATACGAGATCTTGGACTTTTTGGTCAAAAAGAAAAAGAAGGAACCCCAACTATGGGAGGTATTGTTATGATATTTTCTACGTTAATTTCTACAATATTGTTCTCTACTTTAAATAATGTATATGTATTAATGTTGATCATGACCACATTGTATATGGGTTGTATTGGATTGATAGATGATTATATTAAAATAAAACATAATAAAAAAGGACTTAGTATAATGGGAAAAATATTTAGTCAAATTTTATTAGGAATTTTTATTGGAATCACTATGTACTTTAACACAAACATTTCTATTCAAAAACAAAAAATAGAATCAAAAAATTCACATTTTTTGAAAAAAAAAGAATATGGGTTCAATACCACTATTCCCATTTTATCTTCCATATATCATAATCATGAATTTAACTATGCTTATCTTTTGAGTTGGTATAATCAAAAATGGAAAAAATATGCATGGATTGTTTATATTCCTATTGTTATTGGAATTATTACGTTTTTATCCAATGGAGCTAATTTAACGGATGGAATAGATGGATTAACAGCTGGAATTTCTTCTATTATTTTTTCTCTATTTTCTTTATTATCTATAATTTCCAGTAATAAAATATATTCCTTCTATTTTCATTTTATATATATTCCTCATTTAGAAGAAATCATTATATTTTCTTTTTCTTTTTTAGGATCTTTAATAAGTTTTCTTTGGTATAATACTTATCCAGCTCAAATTTTCATGGGAGATACAGGAAGCTTAACTATAGGAGGAGTCATCGCAACACTAGCTATTATAAATAGAAAAGAATTAATATTGCCTATTTTGTGTGGAATTTTTTTTATAGAAAATATTTCTGTAATCATGCAAGTATTGTATTTTAGATATTCTAAAAACAAATATGGTATAGGAAAAAGAGTTTTTTTAATGGCTCCTTTACATCATCATTTTCAAAAATTAGGATATCATGAAAATAAGATTTTCAATCGTTTTATTATCATACAAATGATGCTTTCTATGTTAGTATTTCTTTTATTAATTATATAA
- a CDS encoding FtsW/RodA/SpoVE family cell cycle protein: MKVYEKINLFLKKYIKGDRYLWAFISLLAIFSFLPVYSASTNLVTTYGDTNTVFRYLFKHTVLLLVGFCILFFTQFIDYKYFYKMSILFMPIIFILLIFTMSQRKELDGVNASRWLHIPIINITFQTSSIAGLVLFIYCARYLSQKKKERINLKNSFFSLYLPIFLIIGLIFPSDGSTAAIIFISVLILLFIGGNPLTSVIGFFFMGFLFSGIYIYSVIKWGDKKPINRVYTWKSRIEKFLDHESEENYQIKQSKTAIVLGNKLGRGPGKSVLKAFLPQSSSDFIYAIIIEEYGSVGGVILLFIYILILMRIMIIATKVQNYSCSLLVLSVGFPVINQALINMGIAVGLFPVTGQTLPLISAGGTSIWVTFLSFGIILSVSRLIYSSNDTPTKIITHHES, encoded by the coding sequence ATGAAAGTTTATGAAAAAATCAATCTGTTTTTAAAAAAATATATAAAAGGAGATAGATATTTATGGGCTTTCATCTCTTTACTGGCTATATTTTCATTTTTACCAGTTTATTCTGCTAGTACAAACTTAGTTACTACATATGGAGATACGAATACTGTATTTCGTTATTTATTTAAACATACTGTTTTGTTGTTAGTCGGTTTTTGTATCCTTTTTTTCACTCAATTTATAGACTATAAATATTTTTACAAAATGTCTATTCTTTTCATGCCTATAATATTCATTTTATTAATTTTTACAATGAGTCAAAGAAAAGAATTAGATGGAGTAAATGCTTCTCGTTGGTTACATATTCCTATTATCAATATAACTTTTCAAACTTCCAGTATCGCTGGATTAGTTCTTTTCATTTATTGTGCAAGATATTTATCTCAAAAAAAGAAAGAACGAATCAACTTGAAAAATTCTTTTTTTTCCTTGTATTTACCAATATTTTTGATCATTGGACTGATTTTTCCATCGGATGGATCTACTGCTGCTATTATTTTTATATCCGTTTTAATTTTACTTTTTATAGGAGGAAACCCATTGACAAGTGTTATAGGATTTTTTTTCATGGGTTTTTTATTTTCAGGAATATATATTTATTCTGTTATAAAATGGGGAGATAAAAAACCTATAAATAGGGTTTATACATGGAAAAGTCGTATAGAAAAATTTTTGGATCATGAATCTGAAGAAAATTATCAAATAAAACAATCTAAAACGGCTATTGTTTTAGGAAATAAATTGGGTCGTGGTCCTGGAAAGAGTGTTTTAAAAGCTTTTCTTCCTCAATCTTCTTCAGATTTTATCTATGCTATTATCATAGAAGAATATGGATCTGTTGGAGGTGTAATTCTTTTATTCATTTATATACTAATTCTCATGAGAATTATGATAATAGCGACGAAAGTACAAAATTATTCTTGTTCTTTATTGGTTCTTTCTGTAGGTTTTCCTGTTATTAATCAAGCACTTATTAATATGGGAATTGCTGTGGGTTTATTTCCAGTCACAGGACAAACTTTGCCTCTGATTAGTGCTGGAGGTACTTCTATATGGGTTACTTTTTTAAGTTTTGGGATCATATTAAGCGTCAGTCGACTGATATATTCTTCGAATGACACACCCACTAAAATTATAACTCATCATGAATCATAA
- the murG gene encoding undecaprenyldiphospho-muramoylpentapeptide beta-N-acetylglucosaminyltransferase has translation MNHKISTPKIIIGSGGTGGHIYPGIAIANELKKKIPKIDILFIGSKNHMEMREIPKWGFSIEKICISGGKNKFFSLSAFIVSIQLIYSLFLANKIMKRFSPNIVIGTGGFVSFPTLYAAKKNKIPILIQEQNSFPGLTNRIFSRYANKICIAYEQTKKFFPQKKTIITGNPVRSEILHLPSKEKACIHLGLNIKKPIILSIGGSQGSNSMNNAWIKGLKRIIELDMQLIWQVGKLDFYQITKNKMSHHSNILFMEFIENIPVCYAAADIIVSRAGALTISEICLIGKPYILIPFPCSSNDHQNQNAKILEEKKAALIIKNEEIEKKLVNSVIKLVNDSSMKKKMSKNLLKLGKPKATNDIVNEILQIIL, from the coding sequence ATGAATCATAAGATTTCAACCCCTAAAATAATTATTGGAAGTGGAGGAACCGGAGGACACATATATCCGGGAATAGCTATTGCTAACGAACTTAAAAAAAAAATTCCAAAAATTGATATTTTGTTTATTGGATCTAAAAATCATATGGAAATGCGAGAAATACCAAAATGGGGTTTTTCCATTGAAAAAATTTGTATTTCAGGTGGAAAAAATAAATTTTTTTCTCTATCAGCTTTTATTGTATCTATACAACTAATATATAGCTTATTTTTGGCAAATAAAATTATGAAAAGATTTTCTCCAAATATAGTTATCGGAACAGGTGGTTTTGTCAGTTTTCCTACCTTATATGCTGCAAAAAAAAATAAGATACCTATTTTGATTCAAGAACAGAATTCTTTTCCTGGACTGACTAATAGAATATTTTCTCGTTATGCGAATAAAATATGCATTGCTTATGAGCAAACAAAAAAATTTTTTCCCCAAAAAAAAACGATTATAACTGGAAATCCAGTCAGATCTGAAATCTTACACTTGCCTAGTAAAGAAAAAGCTTGTATTCATTTAGGGTTAAACATAAAAAAACCTATCATTTTATCTATAGGAGGGAGTCAAGGATCCAATAGTATGAATAATGCTTGGATAAAAGGATTAAAACGGATAATAGAATTGGATATGCAACTAATTTGGCAAGTAGGAAAACTTGATTTTTATCAAATTACAAAAAATAAAATGTCTCATCATTCGAATATTCTTTTCATGGAATTTATTGAAAATATACCAGTATGTTATGCTGCTGCAGATATCATTGTATCTAGAGCTGGAGCTTTGACTATATCAGAAATATGTTTAATAGGAAAACCATATATATTGATTCCTTTTCCTTGTTCTTCAAATGATCATCAAAATCAAAATGCTAAAATATTAGAAGAAAAAAAAGCGGCTTTAATTATAAAAAATGAGGAAATAGAGAAAAAATTAGTGAATTCTGTTATAAAATTAGTGAATGATTCCAGCATGAAAAAAAAAATGAGTAAAAATCTATTAAAATTAGGAAAACCTAAAGCAACAAACGATATTGTAAACGAGATTTTACAAATTATTTTATGA
- the murC gene encoding UDP-N-acetylmuramate--L-alanine ligase, whose translation MNFKKISFFYFIGIGGMGMSSLARYFHTMGKTVCGHDQNKTFLTKELEKEGISINYHDSIEILPKWVLSKQCLIVYTPAIPSHHKQWMYLKKYGKNVKKRSQVLAFITENEICIAIGGTHGKTTTCTLLGHILYSYGMNITAFLGGISENYKSNLILNHVLNGRKIFLVEADEFDHSFLYLSPNIACITSFDQDHVDIYPKKENLKKAYIAFSNRIKKPYKKIFLCQEGSCRFNNAIYYSVLQGENYYSDHLNIKENKWYFDFHTPTETWKSLPLPIPGQHNLKNVTAALAISDYLKIPKEEIRKALFFFKGIKRRYSIHYQSSNKIYIDDYAHHPTEINALISTVRECFPNKKILGIFQPHLFSRTKFFEKSFAKSLEHLDILILLDIYPAREFPINGTNSNSLLEKIKMSSKEISSFSKILEKIEKKHFDIILTMGAGNIDTLILPIKEWLYKRYG comes from the coding sequence ATGAACTTCAAAAAAATTTCTTTTTTTTATTTTATAGGAATAGGAGGAATGGGGATGAGTTCCCTCGCTAGATATTTTCATACTATGGGTAAAACTGTTTGTGGTCATGATCAAAATAAAACCTTTTTGACAAAAGAATTAGAAAAAGAAGGAATATCTATCAATTATCATGATAGTATAGAAATATTACCAAAATGGGTATTATCCAAACAATGTTTGATTGTGTATACCCCAGCCATTCCTAGTCATCATAAACAATGGATGTATTTAAAAAAATATGGTAAAAATGTAAAAAAACGTTCTCAAGTATTAGCTTTCATTACAGAAAATGAGATTTGTATAGCCATAGGAGGGACACATGGAAAAACAACTACTTGTACCTTATTAGGACATATTTTATATAGTTATGGAATGAATATCACTGCTTTTTTAGGAGGAATATCTGAAAATTATAAATCAAATTTAATATTGAATCATGTATTGAATGGAAGAAAAATTTTTTTGGTAGAAGCAGACGAATTTGACCATTCTTTTTTATATTTATCTCCTAATATAGCATGTATAACGTCTTTTGACCAAGATCATGTAGATATTTATCCAAAAAAAGAAAACCTGAAAAAGGCTTATATAGCTTTTTCAAATAGAATCAAAAAACCATATAAGAAAATATTTCTTTGCCAAGAAGGATCTTGTCGATTCAATAACGCAATATATTATTCTGTACTACAAGGAGAAAATTATTATTCCGATCATCTTAATATAAAAGAAAATAAATGGTATTTTGATTTTCATACTCCTACAGAAACATGGAAATCTTTACCTTTACCTATTCCAGGTCAACATAATTTAAAAAACGTTACTGCAGCATTAGCTATTTCTGATTATCTAAAAATTCCTAAAGAAGAAATCAGAAAAGCTTTATTTTTCTTTAAAGGGATCAAAAGAAGATATTCCATTCATTATCAATCTTCAAATAAAATATATATAGATGATTACGCACATCATCCTACAGAAATCAATGCTTTGATCTCTACTGTAAGAGAATGTTTTCCAAATAAAAAGATATTGGGTATTTTTCAACCTCATTTATTTAGTAGAACTAAATTTTTTGAAAAATCTTTTGCTAAAAGTTTAGAACATCTTGATATTCTAATTTTACTAGATATTTATCCAGCTAGAGAATTTCCCATAAATGGAACAAATTCTAATAGTTTATTAGAGAAAATAAAAATGAGTTCTAAAGAAATATCTTCTTTTTCCAAAATTTTAGAAAAAATTGAAAAAAAACATTTTGATATTATTCTAACAATGGGAGCTGGAAATATAGATACCTTAATTCTTCCTATCAAAGAATGGTTGTATAAACGATATGGATAA